The following proteins come from a genomic window of Gammaproteobacteria bacterium:
- a CDS encoding ATP-binding protein produces the protein MSESIPVGRVIGTDPATPLEFWVAVAEGTFLQLDDVVVVERSLPGRDDPVRIYGMVADLRVRHEGARFDSDVFLIEDGVLPAQVTEAAKVLATRFEPEVFVPPVPGQMVRKAVGKERDEALFFDGMERKVPVGLSRDDEVVYANVEFLDGTRGAHVNISGVSGVATKTSYAVFLLHSLFTSGQLGGGAHNTKALIFNVKGEDLLFLDKSNRNLDPEQAGRYAALELPAGPFRSVELWAPPRPRDPSAAPRTGSRAHGVTSFFWTLADFCRDELLPFLFADAEDERQQYTIVVHNVTARLRRDATPLDDGAVRIAGTTCRTFGGLIEAIRERVEDPADQPDWAGRSIGGGTINAFVRRLYAARRDAEHLIRGDVPNPGKHRIGMQEQVTVVDIAKLSRRAQRFVVGVVLRKTFQDKEETGSRKPLLFVVLDELNKYAPRDGRSPIKEILLDMAERGRSLGVILVGAQQTASEVERRVIANSSIRVAGRLDSAEAGRPEYAFLPTAQRQRATILKPGTMILSQPELPVPLVLEFPFPAWATRPDEAGDADGGDGGGDDGPDPFEGLE, from the coding sequence GTGAGCGAGTCGATCCCGGTCGGGCGGGTCATCGGCACGGATCCGGCGACGCCGCTCGAGTTCTGGGTCGCGGTGGCCGAGGGGACCTTCCTTCAGCTCGACGACGTGGTCGTGGTCGAGCGGAGCCTCCCCGGCAGGGACGATCCAGTCCGCATCTACGGGATGGTGGCCGACCTGCGCGTCCGGCACGAAGGGGCACGCTTCGACAGCGACGTCTTCCTGATTGAAGACGGCGTGCTCCCGGCGCAGGTGACCGAGGCGGCCAAGGTGCTGGCCACCCGCTTCGAGCCCGAGGTGTTCGTGCCGCCGGTGCCCGGCCAGATGGTGCGCAAGGCCGTCGGAAAGGAGCGCGACGAGGCGCTTTTCTTCGATGGCATGGAGCGCAAGGTCCCGGTGGGTCTCTCGCGGGACGACGAGGTGGTGTACGCCAACGTGGAGTTCCTGGACGGCACCCGGGGCGCCCACGTCAACATCAGCGGGGTCTCGGGGGTGGCGACCAAGACCAGCTATGCGGTCTTCCTCCTGCACAGCCTCTTCACGTCGGGTCAGCTGGGCGGCGGCGCCCACAACACCAAGGCGCTGATCTTCAACGTGAAGGGCGAGGATCTGCTCTTCCTGGACAAGTCCAACCGCAACCTCGATCCCGAGCAGGCGGGACGCTACGCTGCGCTGGAGCTCCCCGCCGGGCCCTTCCGGAGCGTGGAGCTGTGGGCGCCTCCGCGTCCCCGGGATCCCTCCGCCGCGCCCCGCACCGGAAGCCGCGCCCACGGGGTCACCTCGTTCTTCTGGACGCTGGCGGACTTCTGCCGGGACGAGCTGCTCCCCTTCCTGTTCGCCGACGCCGAGGATGAGCGCCAGCAGTACACCATCGTCGTGCACAACGTGACGGCGCGGCTGCGCCGGGACGCCACGCCTCTCGACGACGGCGCGGTGCGGATCGCAGGGACCACCTGCCGCACCTTCGGCGGCCTGATTGAAGCCATCCGCGAACGGGTGGAGGATCCTGCCGATCAGCCCGACTGGGCGGGGCGCTCCATCGGCGGCGGCACCATCAACGCCTTCGTGCGGCGACTTTACGCGGCCCGCCGGGACGCCGAGCACCTGATCAGGGGCGATGTGCCCAACCCGGGCAAGCACCGCATCGGCATGCAGGAGCAGGTGACCGTGGTCGACATCGCCAAACTGTCGCGGCGCGCCCAGCGCTTCGTCGTGGGGGTGGTGCTGCGCAAGACCTTCCAGGACAAGGAGGAGACCGGCTCGCGCAAGCCGCTGCTCTTCGTGGTGCTGGACGAACTGAACAAGTACGCGCCCCGGGACGGCCGGAGCCCCATCAAGGAGATCCTGCTCGACATGGCCGAACGCGGCCGCTCGCTCGGCGTGATCCTCGTCGGCGCCCAGCAGACCGCCAGCGAGGTGGAACGCCGGGTGATCGCCAACTCCTCGATCCGGGTGGCGGGGCGGCTGGACAGCGCCGAAGCCGGGCGTCCCGAGTACGCCTTCCTTCCCACGGCCCAGCGCCAGCGCGCCACCATTCTGAAGCCGGGCACGATGATCCTGTCGCAGCCCGAGCTGCCGGTCCCGCTGGTGCTCGAGTTCCCGTTCCCGGCGTGGGCCACGCGGCCGGATGAGGCGGGAGATGCCGATGGAGGAGATGGCGGCGGCGACGACGGGCCTGATCCCTTCGAGGGGCTGGAGTGA
- a CDS encoding tetratricopeptide repeat protein: MAAIRAVSMHMAKAAAGSIVALRPARLFPGMFLLLLAAGCSPAPADPDPVLLEAVDWYTGVAGSVDDARARELLEQAVDRGGVLSMMWLARVHSTGRMGFPHDEERARSIAAEVIDEVERAAESGVLEAVFLMGTAYDEGLGQPVDPVQAAAWHRRAAERGHVLGAHNLGNQYAAGRGVQEDHGLAAEWWLRAAERGDAITQLRLGEAYEAGRGVPLDLERAREWYGRAAAAGNAQAREALETL; the protein is encoded by the coding sequence ATGGCCGCGATTCGCGCGGTCTCGATGCACATGGCGAAGGCGGCCGCGGGCTCGATTGTCGCGCTTCGGCCCGCGAGGCTCTTCCCCGGCATGTTTCTGCTCCTCCTCGCTGCCGGCTGCTCCCCAGCCCCGGCCGACCCCGACCCGGTCCTGCTGGAGGCTGTGGATTGGTACACAGGTGTGGCGGGTAGCGTAGACGATGCCCGCGCCCGTGAACTCCTCGAGCAGGCGGTCGACCGCGGGGGCGTGCTCTCCATGATGTGGCTGGCGCGCGTCCATTCCACCGGGCGGATGGGCTTCCCCCACGACGAGGAGCGGGCGCGCTCAATCGCCGCGGAGGTCATCGACGAGGTGGAGCGCGCGGCCGAATCGGGCGTGCTGGAGGCCGTCTTCCTGATGGGCACCGCCTACGACGAGGGGCTGGGCCAACCGGTCGATCCGGTGCAGGCAGCGGCCTGGCACCGCCGCGCCGCCGAGCGGGGGCACGTGCTGGGAGCGCACAACCTGGGGAATCAGTACGCGGCCGGGCGGGGTGTGCAGGAAGACCACGGGCTGGCGGCGGAGTGGTGGCTGCGCGCCGCCGAGCGGGGAGACGCCATCACGCAGCTCCGGCTCGGCGAGGCCTACGAGGCCGGGCGGGGCGTGCCGCTTGACCTGGAGCGGGCGCGGGAGTGGTACGGGCGGGCGGCCGCGGCGGGCAACGCGCAGGCTCGGGAGGCGCTGGAGACGCTTTAG
- a CDS encoding AAA family ATPase: protein MTILPRFLAAPRGSFFLFGPRGTGKTTWLRAQFPDALVVDLLRAEEFRRFAARPERLRELVHAVPPGGDVVVDEIQRVPELLNVVHELMESGKRWRFVLTGSSARTLRRGGVNLLAGRAILRTMHPFMAGELGAGFDLRAALSLGTVPTVLSSSDPAGALSAYASLYVEQEVRAEGLARDVGNFSRFLEAIAFSHAATLNVSEVARECETSRSTVSGYVELVEDLLLAFRLPVFTRRAKRRLVAHPRFFYFDCGVFRSLRPSGPLDRPEEISGPALEGLVAQHLRAWLAYSETDGRLYYWRTRAGAEVDFVLYGTPGIWGIDVMNADRIRPADLRGLGAFGDEYPEARRILLYRGEQRLVRNRVLCLPVGEFLAKLDPARELEDVVASA from the coding sequence ATGACAATTCTACCGCGATTCCTCGCCGCTCCGCGCGGGAGCTTCTTCCTCTTCGGCCCACGCGGGACCGGCAAGACGACATGGTTGCGCGCGCAGTTTCCGGACGCGCTTGTAGTGGATCTCCTGCGCGCCGAAGAGTTCCGCCGATTCGCGGCTCGCCCGGAGCGATTGCGTGAATTGGTCCACGCTGTTCCACCCGGCGGAGATGTCGTGGTGGACGAGATCCAGCGCGTCCCCGAACTCCTGAACGTGGTGCACGAACTCATGGAGAGCGGGAAACGGTGGCGGTTCGTCCTAACGGGATCGAGCGCCCGGACGCTGCGCCGGGGAGGAGTCAACCTTCTCGCGGGACGCGCGATCCTGCGGACGATGCACCCCTTCATGGCGGGGGAACTCGGGGCCGGCTTCGACCTGAGAGCCGCTCTTTCGCTGGGAACCGTACCCACCGTCCTCTCATCAAGCGATCCCGCGGGCGCGTTGTCCGCCTACGCATCCCTCTACGTGGAGCAGGAAGTGCGTGCCGAGGGGCTGGCTCGAGACGTGGGCAACTTCTCGCGGTTCCTCGAAGCCATCGCGTTCTCCCACGCGGCGACGCTCAACGTCAGCGAAGTAGCACGCGAATGCGAGACGAGCCGGTCCACCGTGTCGGGCTATGTCGAGTTGGTCGAAGATCTGCTGTTGGCGTTCCGCCTCCCCGTCTTTACCCGGCGCGCCAAGCGACGCCTCGTGGCGCACCCGCGCTTCTTCTACTTCGACTGCGGGGTCTTCCGCAGCCTGCGTCCCTCGGGTCCGCTCGACCGGCCCGAAGAGATCTCCGGCCCCGCCCTCGAGGGACTGGTCGCACAACACCTGCGCGCATGGCTGGCCTACTCGGAAACGGACGGCAGGCTCTACTACTGGCGTACCCGGGCGGGGGCCGAGGTCGATTTCGTCCTCTATGGAACTCCCGGCATCTGGGGCATCGACGTCATGAATGCCGACCGCATCCGTCCCGCCGATCTCAGGGGCCTCGGGGCCTTCGGCGACGAGTACCCCGAGGCCCGCCGGATTCTGCTCTACCGCGGCGAGCAGAGGCTGGTCAGAAACCGTGTGCTCTGTCTGCCTGTCGGTGAGTTTCTCGCGAAGCTGGATCCCGCCAGGGAACTGGAGGATGTCGTCGCGTCAGCGTAG
- a CDS encoding LuxR C-terminal-related transcriptional regulator yields the protein MVGADRFGRVVEHLYEAALGGVSWASAAAAMNDLIRTTGQSITHLDMGPGGEPELLLSRFYVGAESRDDLRQLYYRDYYWRDEAIPRLAGLDDGELAWKSDLYTDQEMKTSAAYNEFRVANSTQNGFFTAMHGLDGSAIVWSCGNSTAREGWGHDQVRVIRLLAPHIRQAARVRRAIADAGALAASLAGLLENGRVGSIQLDRHGRIVEANDRARGILVERDGLRDAEGVLSCGHRGENEELQRLLAQALPRSGVPGVGGSMGITRRKDRTPLILEIHPARRMGVDRRAGEVGALVLVVDPARRPRVDPGLVAKLFGLTPMESRVAVAVAAGRTVPGIAASLGCAESTVKTHLKRVYRKLGIRKQTELVRRVMSLEILRGSTR from the coding sequence ATGGTCGGAGCGGACAGGTTCGGGCGGGTCGTGGAGCATCTGTACGAGGCGGCGCTTGGAGGCGTCAGCTGGGCTTCCGCAGCTGCCGCGATGAACGACTTGATCCGGACGACCGGCCAGAGCATTACGCACCTGGACATGGGTCCCGGGGGTGAGCCCGAGCTTCTTCTGTCCCGGTTCTATGTGGGGGCGGAATCACGGGACGATCTGCGCCAGCTGTATTATCGCGACTACTACTGGCGGGATGAAGCGATTCCACGGCTCGCCGGACTGGACGATGGAGAGCTGGCCTGGAAGTCGGATCTCTACACCGACCAGGAGATGAAGACATCCGCTGCATACAATGAGTTCCGCGTGGCCAACAGCACGCAGAACGGGTTCTTCACCGCAATGCACGGGTTGGACGGATCGGCGATCGTCTGGTCCTGCGGAAACTCTACCGCGCGGGAAGGATGGGGGCACGATCAGGTCCGGGTCATCCGGCTCCTCGCGCCTCACATACGCCAGGCCGCGCGTGTTCGCCGTGCGATAGCGGATGCCGGGGCGTTGGCCGCGTCGCTGGCCGGACTGCTCGAGAACGGGCGGGTGGGATCGATCCAGCTGGATCGCCATGGACGCATCGTGGAGGCGAACGACCGCGCCAGGGGCATCCTCGTCGAGCGCGATGGGCTCCGTGATGCGGAAGGTGTACTAAGCTGCGGGCACCGAGGGGAAAACGAAGAGCTTCAGCGCCTGCTGGCCCAGGCGCTGCCCCGGTCCGGTGTTCCGGGCGTCGGGGGTTCCATGGGGATCACGCGCAGGAAGGATCGAACGCCGTTGATCCTTGAAATCCATCCCGCACGGCGCATGGGTGTGGATCGTCGTGCGGGCGAGGTCGGGGCACTGGTGCTCGTCGTGGACCCAGCGCGCCGACCCCGGGTCGATCCGGGCCTGGTGGCAAAGCTCTTCGGATTGACTCCCATGGAGAGCCGCGTGGCGGTGGCGGTCGCGGCGGGCCGGACGGTACCCGGCATTGCGGCTTCGCTGGGCTGCGCGGAGAGCACGGTCAAGACCCACCTCAAGCGGGTCTACCGCAAGCTGGGGATTCGCAAGCAGACCGAGTTGGTGCGGAGGGTCATGTCGCTGGAAATCCTGCGAGGGTCAACCCGGTAA
- a CDS encoding DUF819 family protein → MGQETTALITDPMGVFAFLAAIVALVFWVSELPRFRKVFEVVPPVIYVYFLPMLATTAGITPAESPLYGWTVPYLLLFALLLLMVSVDLGSVLKLGGTALFMVAAGTVGIIIGGPISLLLFRDMLPPDAWTGFAALSGSWIGGTANMVAIAESVGTSPDAMGPAIVVDTVVGYGWMGVLIAMVGLQGRFDERTRARTGAIEETNRRLEAINRERRPMSLRHAVVMIGFGMACAVGARQLGAMLPAVGDPTIISSTTWAILIVVTGGLILSFTRLRELETVGASHLGYTALYLLLAGIGAQADLRAVLDTPVYLAAGAVWIAIHLVVLLIAARIVRAPLFFVATGSMANVGGAASAPVVAGVYHRAMAPIGLLMAVAGYILGIYGALACAWLLGQVGG, encoded by the coding sequence ATGGGTCAGGAAACCACGGCACTCATCACCGACCCGATGGGGGTATTCGCCTTCCTGGCCGCCATCGTGGCCCTGGTCTTCTGGGTCTCGGAGCTGCCCCGCTTTCGCAAGGTGTTCGAGGTCGTTCCGCCCGTCATCTACGTCTACTTCCTGCCCATGCTGGCCACGACCGCCGGGATCACGCCCGCAGAATCCCCGCTTTATGGCTGGACGGTGCCGTACCTGCTCCTGTTCGCGCTCCTGCTGCTGATGGTCTCGGTGGATCTGGGGAGCGTCTTGAAGCTCGGAGGGACGGCGCTCTTCATGGTCGCGGCCGGCACGGTCGGCATCATTATCGGAGGCCCGATTTCGCTCCTGTTGTTCAGGGACATGCTGCCCCCGGACGCGTGGACCGGCTTCGCCGCGCTCTCGGGAAGCTGGATCGGAGGGACGGCCAACATGGTGGCCATCGCCGAGAGCGTGGGGACGTCACCCGACGCCATGGGGCCGGCGATCGTGGTCGACACCGTGGTCGGATACGGATGGATGGGGGTGCTGATCGCGATGGTCGGGCTGCAGGGCCGTTTCGACGAGCGCACGCGCGCCCGCACCGGCGCCATAGAGGAGACCAACCGGCGCCTGGAGGCCATCAACCGGGAGCGGCGCCCGATGTCGCTGCGCCACGCGGTGGTCATGATCGGGTTCGGGATGGCGTGCGCGGTGGGCGCCCGGCAGCTCGGCGCGATGCTCCCAGCCGTCGGCGATCCCACCATCATCAGCAGCACCACCTGGGCGATCCTGATCGTCGTGACCGGCGGGCTGATCCTGTCGTTCACGCGGCTGAGGGAGCTCGAGACCGTGGGGGCGTCACATCTGGGCTACACGGCGCTCTACCTGCTGCTGGCGGGGATCGGGGCCCAGGCCGACCTGAGGGCGGTGCTCGACACTCCTGTCTACCTCGCGGCGGGAGCCGTCTGGATCGCGATTCACCTGGTTGTCCTGCTGATCGCTGCCCGCATCGTGCGCGCGCCATTGTTCTTCGTGGCCACCGGAAGCATGGCCAACGTCGGGGGGGCGGCGTCCGCGCCGGTGGTCGCGGGGGTGTATCACCGGGCCATGGCCCCGATCGGGCTGCTCATGGCCGTCGCGGGCTACATCCTGGGGATCTACGGGGCGCTCGCGTGCGCGTGGCTGCTGGGTCAGGTGGGGGGTTGA
- a CDS encoding ribbon-helix-helix domain-containing protein: protein MKTIKTTVYLNAADYRTLKSLAADQRRSAAELVREAVAEYAARATERRWPRSIGMGDSGVADLAERYEDMMDGFGAEGLTGAEDSGAAPAGEHRPHPESRRDPAP from the coding sequence ATGAAGACCATCAAGACGACCGTGTACCTGAATGCCGCCGACTACCGCACGCTCAAGTCACTGGCGGCCGATCAGAGGCGTTCGGCGGCGGAACTGGTTCGCGAGGCGGTGGCCGAGTACGCGGCTCGGGCAACCGAGCGTCGATGGCCGCGGTCGATCGGCATGGGAGACAGCGGCGTCGCCGACCTGGCCGAGCGGTACGAGGACATGATGGACGGCTTCGGCGCAGAGGGTCTCACGGGCGCGGAGGACAGCGGGGCCGCTCCGGCCGGAGAGCACCGCCCGCACCCTGAGTCCAGGAGGGATCCGGCCCCGTGA
- a CDS encoding exonuclease SbcCD subunit D, producing the protein MKILHTADWHVGKTLRGRSRADEHRAVLDEIVAIAEREAVGIVLVAGDQFDRAVPSPESEEIVYDALLRLARTDAHVVVIAGNHDNPRRLAAVKPLLELTNVTAASRVARPDDGGVVRVRTKSGETACIALFPFQSKRGIVTAEALMGGDPDDHQKEYSDRCRRIAQVLCAGFTGDTINLVVAHLTVAGSAGDVGGMRGGGERDAHLFDYYVPADIFPESAHYVALGHIHRPQKIPGRCPIRYAGSPFAMDFGEKHGEHSVTLVEAGAGRPARVRPIPLTSGRALSTLRGNILQLERMAGTTGDDFLRVIVEQAPSPGLAEGVREMFPLAVDVLVRPEEPVGSPSPPPVDPRELRDPRSQFRRYLKEAGIEGEELARLFDELLEGEYAAATA; encoded by the coding sequence GTGAAGATCCTCCACACCGCCGACTGGCACGTCGGCAAGACGCTCCGCGGACGCAGTCGGGCCGACGAGCACCGGGCCGTCCTCGACGAGATTGTCGCCATCGCGGAGCGGGAGGCCGTCGGTATCGTGCTGGTTGCCGGCGACCAGTTCGACCGCGCCGTGCCCAGCCCCGAGTCGGAGGAAATCGTCTACGACGCACTCCTGCGGCTGGCCCGCACTGACGCCCATGTGGTCGTCATCGCCGGCAACCACGACAACCCGCGACGGCTGGCCGCGGTCAAGCCCCTCCTGGAACTCACAAACGTCACGGCCGCGTCCAGGGTCGCCCGCCCGGACGATGGTGGCGTGGTCCGCGTCCGCACGAAATCCGGCGAGACCGCCTGCATCGCGCTCTTCCCCTTCCAGTCGAAGCGCGGGATCGTGACGGCGGAGGCGCTCATGGGGGGTGACCCCGACGATCACCAGAAGGAATACAGCGACCGCTGCCGCAGGATTGCGCAGGTGCTGTGTGCGGGCTTCACCGGTGATACGATCAATCTCGTCGTCGCCCACCTGACGGTCGCGGGGAGCGCGGGTGACGTCGGGGGGATGAGGGGAGGGGGGGAGCGCGACGCCCACCTCTTCGACTACTACGTCCCCGCCGACATCTTCCCGGAATCGGCACACTATGTCGCCCTGGGGCATATCCACAGGCCCCAGAAGATCCCGGGACGCTGTCCCATCCGCTACGCGGGCTCGCCGTTCGCGATGGATTTCGGCGAGAAGCATGGGGAGCACAGCGTCACGCTCGTCGAGGCGGGGGCCGGGAGACCGGCGCGCGTTCGGCCGATTCCTCTCACCTCCGGGCGGGCACTCAGCACCCTTCGCGGCAACATCCTCCAGCTGGAGCGGATGGCTGGCACGACCGGCGACGACTTCCTCCGCGTCATCGTCGAGCAGGCCCCGTCACCGGGCCTGGCTGAAGGGGTCAGGGAGATGTTTCCCCTTGCGGTCGACGTACTGGTCAGGCCTGAAGAGCCGGTTGGTTCGCCGTCTCCCCCGCCTGTCGACCCGCGCGAGCTGCGCGATCCACGTTCCCAGTTCCGGCGCTACCTGAAAGAGGCGGGAATCGAGGGCGAAGAGTTGGCCCGGCTGTTCGACGAGCTGCTGGAGGGCGAGTATGCGGCCGCTACGGCTTGA
- a CDS encoding PIN domain-containing protein — MIVADTSALLGLLDRRSRSHGALAEAFHACRERWVLPWAILPELDYMIPRALGAAVYRAFQADLEEGCFAVEWGGWADVRRALELDRAYGGLSLGLVDGVVMAVAERLEAEAIATLDLRDFGAVNLKGGPAIWPRDLR, encoded by the coding sequence GTGATCGTGGCCGACACCAGTGCCCTGCTGGGACTTCTGGATCGGCGCAGCCGTTCCCACGGAGCTTTGGCGGAGGCGTTTCATGCCTGTCGTGAACGATGGGTGTTGCCGTGGGCGATTCTCCCCGAGTTGGATTACATGATTCCCCGGGCACTCGGCGCCGCTGTGTACAGGGCATTCCAGGCCGACCTGGAGGAGGGCTGCTTCGCCGTCGAATGGGGTGGCTGGGCCGACGTGCGGAGGGCGCTGGAGCTCGACCGCGCCTATGGCGGCCTCTCGCTCGGGCTGGTCGACGGGGTCGTCATGGCGGTAGCGGAGCGGCTGGAAGCGGAGGCGATCGCGACACTGGATCTCCGTGACTTCGGAGCCGTCAACCTGAAGGGCGGGCCGGCTATCTGGCCCCGGGACCTACGCTGA
- a CDS encoding SMC family ATPase, with the protein MRPLRLELEGFTCYREATVVDFADTDLLVFRGTTGSGKSSLIDAMIFALYGSVPRYDNLNLIAPVISQGKNRARVRLDFEARGRTYTAVRVVQRTRTGATTKEARLEAFTEGEPVTTLAATEADLSASVQHDVIGLSLDHFTKCVVLPQGDFAAFLRARPAERKQLLERLLGLGLYERLRKAANLRWKEEESRADNLKWQLESALAHATPEAVGAAERRIATLVQLWEHIGKVSAELARLASAAEAAGDRWTKAAGRLELLAEVRVPEQAAILATQYRQAEEGLRAASEALERAVDRRRGAQAALADLPQRAAIENVVKTRKELAGMQAEIGRTRDALNAAAEAAASAARHEKSANEELAEARRSLDGLPGKDELEAFRRQHDQLVGLEGEAERARGALSNAEREYRVAVGRMAEADHELDVATRVLDELRLAHGAADMAHHLTEGEPCPVCLQTVSQLPEHDVPADLDGARERKSAAEAGSKRARDARDGRAATRTSCVTAFELRQQSVAALREQLAGKPTPGQIDAELIRISEAEASVRLLEEQAGAAARERAGCEARLNGASATLRQQKRFAESLRADLTEAPTPEETAELLERIGAAEAALRQAQADEDAARRTHGDAEQKLKGLQARIAEAWTRFRSVRDGVAEMQPPPAAEGDLSGSWTRLSEWADGQYATSRETMAKAESEHERATRDKTRLDSKLRERCLRDGLAVGPDEDPAQQCSEELGAARARLEQLRESAAERKRVVSEEKDVRKRAVIAKDLGTHLSARSFGAWMQNQILAWLVEGATTRLRELSSGHYSLDLSDRNEFLVIDHRNADEPRLAKTLSGGETFLASLALALSLAEQVTNLAAHGSAKLEALFLDEGFGTLDSETLDVVAATIEQLGTERMVGIVTHVPELADRIPVQYRVKKVGNSSSVERVET; encoded by the coding sequence ATGCGGCCGCTACGGCTTGAGCTGGAGGGCTTCACGTGCTACCGCGAAGCCACGGTCGTGGACTTCGCCGACACCGACCTGCTGGTCTTCCGAGGAACCACCGGATCCGGAAAATCCAGCCTGATCGACGCAATGATCTTTGCGCTGTACGGATCGGTACCGCGCTACGACAACCTCAACCTGATCGCGCCGGTCATCAGCCAGGGGAAGAACCGGGCCAGGGTAAGGCTCGACTTCGAGGCCAGGGGCAGGACGTACACGGCCGTCAGGGTCGTTCAGCGCACCAGGACCGGTGCCACCACGAAGGAGGCCCGTCTCGAGGCGTTCACCGAGGGAGAACCGGTCACGACACTCGCAGCTACCGAGGCGGACCTGTCGGCGAGCGTGCAGCACGACGTAATCGGGCTGAGCCTCGACCACTTCACCAAGTGCGTCGTGCTCCCGCAGGGCGACTTCGCCGCCTTCCTGCGAGCCCGGCCTGCGGAACGCAAGCAGCTGCTGGAGAGACTGCTCGGGCTGGGGCTGTACGAGCGATTGCGCAAGGCCGCAAACCTGCGGTGGAAGGAGGAGGAGAGCCGAGCGGACAACCTCAAGTGGCAGTTGGAGTCGGCGCTGGCGCACGCGACTCCGGAGGCCGTTGGCGCGGCAGAGCGCCGGATCGCGACGCTGGTCCAGCTTTGGGAGCACATCGGCAAGGTGTCGGCGGAGCTTGCCCGGCTTGCGTCCGCCGCCGAGGCCGCGGGCGATCGCTGGACGAAGGCTGCCGGGCGGCTGGAACTCCTTGCCGAAGTGCGCGTTCCGGAACAAGCGGCGATTCTCGCGACGCAATACCGCCAGGCCGAAGAAGGACTGCGGGCGGCGTCGGAGGCGCTGGAACGGGCCGTGGACCGGCGGCGTGGTGCGCAGGCCGCCCTGGCCGACCTGCCGCAGAGGGCGGCCATCGAGAACGTGGTCAAGACGCGTAAGGAGCTCGCCGGAATGCAGGCGGAGATCGGGCGGACCCGCGATGCACTGAACGCCGCTGCGGAAGCCGCCGCGTCGGCCGCGAGGCATGAAAAGTCCGCAAATGAGGAACTCGCAGAGGCCAGGCGGTCGCTCGATGGGCTGCCCGGCAAGGACGAGCTCGAGGCTTTCCGTCGACAACACGATCAGCTCGTGGGGCTGGAGGGCGAGGCTGAGCGCGCCCGGGGCGCGCTTTCGAACGCCGAGCGGGAATACCGGGTGGCGGTTGGCCGAATGGCCGAGGCCGATCACGAATTGGACGTCGCGACCCGGGTGCTGGATGAGCTCCGGCTGGCTCACGGCGCGGCCGATATGGCCCACCACCTGACGGAGGGTGAGCCATGCCCCGTCTGCCTCCAGACTGTGTCACAACTGCCGGAACATGACGTCCCCGCGGATCTGGACGGAGCCCGGGAGCGCAAGAGCGCCGCGGAAGCAGGATCGAAACGGGCCCGAGACGCCAGGGATGGACGCGCGGCGACGCGGACGTCGTGCGTGACCGCGTTCGAACTTCGGCAGCAGTCGGTGGCAGCCCTCCGTGAACAGCTCGCGGGGAAGCCGACGCCCGGGCAAATCGATGCCGAGTTGATCCGCATCTCCGAGGCGGAGGCGAGCGTGCGGCTGTTGGAAGAGCAAGCCGGAGCGGCCGCTCGGGAGCGGGCCGGGTGTGAAGCCCGGTTGAACGGTGCCAGCGCCACACTGAGGCAACAGAAGAGGTTCGCCGAGAGTCTTCGGGCCGACCTGACGGAGGCGCCGACCCCCGAGGAAACGGCTGAGCTGCTGGAGAGGATTGGCGCGGCTGAGGCCGCGTTGCGACAGGCGCAGGCGGATGAGGATGCGGCCAGGCGTACGCACGGCGACGCCGAGCAGAAGCTGAAGGGTCTGCAGGCGCGCATCGCGGAAGCGTGGACCCGGTTCCGCAGCGTCCGCGATGGCGTTGCCGAGATGCAACCGCCGCCGGCCGCCGAAGGCGACCTCTCGGGTTCGTGGACCCGCCTGTCGGAGTGGGCCGACGGGCAGTATGCCACATCGCGGGAAACCATGGCCAAGGCCGAGTCGGAACACGAGAGGGCGACCCGGGACAAGACCCGTCTCGATTCGAAGCTCCGGGAACGCTGCCTGCGGGACGGCCTTGCCGTGGGACCCGACGAGGATCCCGCGCAGCAATGCTCGGAGGAACTGGGAGCGGCCCGCGCGCGGCTGGAACAGTTGCGCGAGTCCGCCGCCGAGCGGAAGCGCGTAGTCAGCGAGGAGAAGGACGTTCGCAAGCGCGCGGTCATCGCCAAGGATCTGGGAACCCACCTCAGCGCGAGAAGCTTCGGCGCCTGGATGCAGAACCAGATTCTCGCTTGGCTCGTCGAGGGCGCGACGACCCGGCTTCGGGAGCTGTCGAGCGGCCACTATTCACTCGATCTGTCGGACAGAAACGAGTTCCTGGTGATCGACCACAGGAACGCCGACGAGCCCCGGCTGGCCAAGACGCTGTCCGGAGGCGAGACCTTCCTCGCCTCGCTTGCCCTCGCTCTTTCGCTGGCGGAGCAGGTGACCAACCTGGCGGCGCACGGCAGTGCCAAGCTCGAGGCGCTCTTCCTGGACGAGGGTTTCGGGACGCTGGATTCGGAGACGCTGGATGTAGTGGCGGCCACCATCGAGCAACTCGGCACCGAACGCATGGTCGGGATCGTGACCCACGTTCCCGAGTTGGCCGATCGCATACCGGTCCAGTACCGGGTGAAGAAGGTGGGAAACTCGTCCTCGGTGGAGCGGGTCGAGACGTGA